One stretch of Polyangia bacterium DNA includes these proteins:
- a CDS encoding MFS transporter codes for SGQYIAGVVWPTVFQRGMDAFGWQATMVGFAIVIAAAIVPLALLLRPPPPPVRTEGSAAHLHRRAQALRLQPNLVQALLCAASFLCCVPMAMPAGHLVAFCSDLGIPAAQGAAMLSVLLGCAFVSRVFWGWLTDRIGGLAAVFAGSACQALAIAAFTVTQSEAGLFAVSAAYGLGFSGIIPAYVVAIRDLFPSAEASWRVPTLLFTGMSGMAFGGWFAGALYDHFGFYAPAFAAGALFNLANLLVIGFLVARQARQSRLPAVSHA; via the coding sequence TCAGGGCAGTATATCGCCGGCGTGGTCTGGCCGACGGTCTTCCAGCGCGGCATGGACGCCTTCGGTTGGCAGGCGACAATGGTCGGGTTCGCCATCGTGATCGCCGCGGCGATCGTGCCGTTGGCGCTCCTGTTGCGCCCGCCCCCGCCGCCGGTCCGGACGGAAGGCTCGGCGGCCCATCTGCACCGCCGCGCCCAGGCCCTCCGGTTGCAACCAAATCTGGTTCAGGCACTGCTCTGCGCGGCATCGTTCCTGTGCTGCGTGCCGATGGCAATGCCCGCGGGGCATCTCGTGGCGTTCTGCAGCGACCTCGGCATCCCGGCGGCCCAAGGGGCGGCGATGCTATCGGTGCTGCTTGGTTGCGCCTTTGTCAGCCGGGTGTTCTGGGGGTGGCTGACAGACCGGATCGGCGGGCTCGCCGCGGTATTCGCCGGCTCCGCTTGCCAAGCGCTGGCGATCGCGGCGTTTACGGTGACCCAGAGCGAGGCTGGCCTGTTTGCCGTCTCGGCCGCGTACGGGCTCGGGTTCAGCGGCATCATCCCGGCTTATGTCGTGGCGATCCGGGACCTCTTCCCGTCAGCCGAGGCGTCCTGGCGGGTGCCCACTTTATTGTTCACCGGCATGTCCGGCATGGCGTTCGGCGGCTGGTTCGCCGGCGCGCTCTATGACCATTTCGGCTTCTACGCGCCGGCCTTCGCCGCCGGCGCGCTTTTCAATCTTGCCAACCTCCTGGTGATCGGGTTCCTCGTCGCGCGCCAGGCGCGCCAATCGCGCCTACCGGCAGTCTCCCACGCTTAA